The Nicotiana tomentosiformis chromosome 2, ASM39032v3, whole genome shotgun sequence genome includes the window TGTGAGGTAGCAAGTATTTCGTTGAGTTGGATTCGTAAGTTGTCTTTGTTTTTGATGATTGAATTTTTGTTGCTTCTTCCTTATTAACATTGTGTTTTATAGACGTGCATCTCTAACAACATTATAGCAACAGCAATCCAAACAAGTGGATCAGTTTAAAAGTACTAAGACGTAAAAATATTAGAGTTGGAACAGCTGAAACTGAATGGGAATAATCTAATACCACTACTTTTAAATCAATATCCGCACATTGCTTTTAGCTGTTTACCAGTTTGAGAACTAATGCTTTGATGGCTGTTTTGAACTATTAGCTTTTTTGTAGAACTGATCAAATTGAGTAATTTTCTTTATGCACTGAGGGTAAATTTGAAGACTTTCCAAATGAGTAGGACAAATAATATTGGCTGTGAAAGTAGCTTATGAAATAAAACAATAAGGAAAAGAATAATATTGCAAGGAAAAGAGAGGTAATTCTTATTGAATTTCAAATGATCAACAATGGGGTAAAATCCCTCTATTTATAGGAGAGAAAATGATTTAGCCATAAAGTAACAAACTTTCTAAAAGATAGACATTCACTCTAAGTACAATTTTATTCATAACACTCCTCTTTGAATGTCTACTCaatagataatgtgtctcgttaaaaccttaattaaaataaaacccAGTGAGAAAAATATTCTAGAGAAGGAAAAAGagcacatgtttagaaatacgctttttggttgcctcgttaaaaaccttgcaaggaaaaccgagtgggacaaaatcttgtaagggaaaaagagtacaacgcgtattaactcccatgatgagagcatcaattcacatccttgagccttcgcatctcAAATTTgtatactagtttcttgaaggttgacattGATAGAGATTttgtgaacaaatcagccatattataatttgaacgaatctgttgcacattgatatcaccattcttttgaagcttatgtgtgaaaaataacttcgGTGAAATGTGgtttgtcctatctccttttatgaatcctcccttcaattgggctatgcatgctgcattgtcttcatacaaaattatgggtAATTTGTCACATTTCAaatcacatttgtctcgaataagatgtattatagacctcaaccacacacattctcgacttgcttcatgaatagcaattatctcagcatgattagatgaattagctacgattgattgcttagtcgatcgccaggatatgacagtgcctccacaggtcgagccttgtgtgggtcggataaatacccagcatcggcataacaaacaagatcgggactgcatttgttgccataaaataagcccatatcggtatTCCCTTTTAGATactgcaatatgtgtttgattacatttcaatatctccttgtaggagtataactatatcttgctaagacattaactggaaaagttatgtcaggccttgtagtgttaacaagatacattagtgcaccaattacaCTAAGATATGGAACTTCAGGACCAAgtagctcttcattcttttcttgagatCGGAATGGATTCATATTCACATCAAGTAATCGAACaaccatcggagtacttaatggatgtgctccatccatgtaaaatcgtttcaataccttttctatgtacgCAGAATGATGAACAAAAGTtccgtttgccaaatgttcaatttataaaccgagacataattttgtctttccaaattctttcatctcgaattccttctttaaataataaattgccttttggagttctatataagttccaataagttttatgtcatcaacatatacggcaagTGCAACAAATTCTgatgttattttttttataaaaatatatggacaaatgtCATCATTtgtataaccttcctttaataaatactcacttAGGCAGTTATACCACATTCTTTCTGATTGCTTTAGatcatacaaagatctttgcaatttgattgaaaatatttttcgggactttgaattatgtgtgTCAGGCATTTTAAATGCCTCGGAAATTtttatgtatatctcattatcaagtgacccgtaaaGGTAgactgtaaccacatccattaaatgcatgtcaagcttttcatggacatcaaaactaatgagataacgaaaTATTATTGCATCCATAACATGTGAatatgtctcttcataatcgacaccaggcgtgccttatatctttgtacctcatttttctcattcctctTGCGTACAAAGACCTATTTATAGCTAATAGGCTTAACgccattaggtgtttggactacaggcCCAAAAACTTCATgtttcgcaagtgaatccaactcggattggattgcttcttgtcattttggccaatcacgtctttgtcgatATTGTCCAACAGATTGCGGTTCAatatcctcactatcttgcataatgctagatgcaacattgtatgcaaagacataatccaccactatatccaatcgattcaaatttgtcttaatatcgattggatttattggtagttccttattttcttaagTATCATGCTCAGTGATTTCCTCATGAatctcaggattggttaaatcGTGGATTTCTTTTCGAGACTCTTTCGTAGTATCATCTtgatcatttttttttctttttctaggatttcaatccttagaacccaatggtcttCCACGTTTTAGGCGTGCTTTTGATTCATTAGTTATGACACTAGAAGATTTTTAACAGAgacatcaatacggattggaacattctctgcagggatatgtgattttgttatacttttcagatccgtaaatgcgTCTGCATTTGATTTGTTATTTTCTACAAATGAATAATCTTTTACattttttttcacaaatagaggcacgtggatcaagatgagataATGATGGATTTTCTACAAAATTTCTCGTTTGGTTTCACCATTTCCCccctaattttgggaaaaatatctcatcgaatcgacaatctgcaaatcgaacAGTGAATAAATCTCCCGTTAATGTttcgaggtagcgaataatggagggtGATTCAagcccaacatatattcctaaccttctttggggacccattttAGTGCGATATGGCGGTGCTACAGGCACATATACTGCGCATCCAAAATTTTTTAAATGGGATATATTaagttcatgacccaaaactaattacaacagagaatatttatgataatttgtcggCCTGAGACAGTTTTACATGCATAAATTTGCGTAGGAATCCAAAGGATCAATACACTGAGATTTAAAAAAGAATCAGAGGTTTCTTTTAGAAATGAAATGACCTCTTTGTATATTATTTCCACGATATGAGTTTGACAGAAACTAATAACATATTTGGTCAAGTtggaaaaatcagcttattttgagaagtgcttttcaaaaaagtatttttggagaaaagcagtttgtgtttggctaatcaatttgaaaaatacttttaaacaataatttgtgtttgaccaagtttttcaaaaagtgcttttatGTGTCAAATTACAAAAATGACATGAACAGATTtgtttaatagttaatattatataagtagataaataattacaaattttattgttgaagataataattaagttttttattttatttaagtaaaatataaaaataaaattaaaaagtactttattctttcaagataatttaaatatatcaaaaatcattcaataaatataaaagttcatcccaaaagtcattttatattatttaatagtttaactaagtaaggttattttggtatatataatattttgcgaagggtatttttggtaggaAGAAAACTCAAAACTACTTCTGCTTCTGTTTCTGGAGAGAAattacttttttttcttcttcaaaacTGCTTTTACTTCTAGccaaaaatactattttttcaaaagaaaggttggccaaacacctcaaattgaggaaaaaaatattttttgaaaaaaaacacTTTTAGCTGccgagaagcttggccaaacagataGTCTTCCTTTGAAAGTAAAATGAGAACTTTCCTTAAGAGGAAGAAAAACTGTAAATGCTTTAGTACGGATTCAATATTCCTCGGGTGCATTCTTTATTGATTTCCTCTCCAGCAATGTTCACAacatttattatattttaatattGTTTACCTATGAAATTGAAAGATGGATTTCTCCATAAAGGACAATTGAAGCGTGTAATATTCTCCAAACTCGGGCATATAAGTTTTCTAAAGACCGAATGGCTAACGGAAATAGTGTATCATCACTGGTCAAATACGTTACTAAATATTGGAACTAAGCAAATTCAAACATTGTCTAAAACGAAtactaaaattatatttaatcaaAACGAACTAACACTATTTTATAaaacaaataatattaattactgCTCATATAAAGAACAATAATTACATATTTATTTACTAGCAACTATTAATAggcaaaaataaaaatcaaactacTCAATCATCTTTAATCACAGATCCATCATCGATCAAGTGATCTATTTTTCCATCAGGATGCTCAAAGAAATCTACCACATCCAAGTGGGTGATGTCAAATTCATTGTCACAGATAAAATTAGCTTCAGGCCTTTATTCTTCAGAGacgcttgataaagctcaaccaaatgTCTTGGTATACGACAAATATTTGCCCAATGCCCTTTTCCACCGCAATGATAGCATTCAGTTTCTGAACCATTTGCCTTTGACTTCTCATCTTTCTCTTTCcacttttggtggttattttTCTTCGGAAAATAATTAACACGAGGAATTTTTTTTCCTTGTCCACGGCCACGACCACGACCTTTTTCATGCTTAGTATAATGTGAATACACCTCATCCACTTCAGGCAATGGTGTAGACCCAGTGGGTCGATTTTCGTGATTTCTCATTAGCAAGTCGTTGTTTCATTCAGCCATaaggagaagagaaatcaactTAGAGTGcttcttgaaacctttctctcTATACTGTTGTTGCAGGATCATATTGGAGGTACGAAATATTGTGAacgttttttcaagcatatcatagtcaGTGATACTATCTTCAcagagtttcaatttagaagtaattctgaacatCGTAGAATTGTattcagaaacagacttaaagtcttggagcctcagatgagcccaatcatatcgtgtttgtggaagagtgaccaactttaagttgtcatatctttcctttaagccATTCCACAAAACAAGTGGATCTTTGACTGTGAGATATTCTATTTTTAACCCTTTatcaaggtgatggcgcaagaaaatcaaggcctTAGCACAATCTTGGATAgatgctttatttttatctttaatggcatctccaagacccattgcatctaaatgaatttcagcatccaacacccATGTCATATATTTCTTGCCCGAAGTTTTAAGGGCAACAAACTTCCTTTTCGTAATATTAGtcataattaaaagaggagaaaaattaTACCTTATTCTTCTCAAAGAGCTTTTTGAGACGGTacagtctcgtgctgataacgtgaaATAAAACAATAAGGAAAAGAATAATATTGCAAGGAAAAGAGAGAGGTAATTCTTA containing:
- the LOC104096353 gene encoding uncharacterized protein, with protein sequence MRNHENRPTGSTPLPEVDEVYSHYTKHEKGRGRGRGQGKKIPRVNYFPKKNNHQKWKEKDEKSKANGSETECYHCGGKGHWANICRIPRHLVELYQASLKNKGLKLILSVTMNLTSPTWMW
- the LOC138904389 gene encoding uncharacterized protein; its protein translation is MTNITKRKFVALKTSGKKYMTWVLDAEIHLDAMGLGDAIKDKNKASIQDCAKALIFLRHHLDKGLKIEYLTVKDPLVLWNGLKERYDNLKLVTLPQTRYDWAHLRLQDFKSVSEYNSTMFRITSKLKLCEDSITDYDMLEKTFTIFRTSNMILQQQYREKGFKKHSKLISLLLMAE